From a region of the Enterobacter cancerogenus genome:
- a CDS encoding GrxA family glutaredoxin, which produces MFAVIFGRPGCPYCVRAKELAEKLTAERDDFNFRYVDIHAEGISKADLEKTVGKPVETVPQIFLDQQHIGGFTDFEAYAKENLGLFAAQ; this is translated from the coding sequence ATGTTTGCAGTGATTTTTGGTCGTCCAGGATGCCCTTACTGCGTGCGCGCAAAAGAACTGGCTGAGAAACTGACCGCAGAGCGGGATGACTTCAACTTCCGCTACGTGGACATCCACGCGGAAGGGATCAGCAAAGCCGACCTGGAAAAAACCGTGGGTAAACCGGTTGAAACCGTACCGCAGATTTTCCTCGACCAGCAACACATTGGCGGCTTCACCGATTTTGAAGCCTACGCCAAAGAAAACCTGGGCCTGTTTGCTGCTCAGTAA
- the nfsA gene encoding nitroreductase NfsA codes for MTPTIDLLRSHRSIRHFTDEPITEAQREAIIDSARGTSSSSFLQCSSIIRITDPAMRETLVTLTGGQKHVAQAAEFWVFCADFNRHLQICPEAELGLAEQLLLGVVDTALMAQNAFTAAESLGLGGVYIGGLRNNIESVTELLKLPKHVLPLFGLCLGWPADNPDLKPRIPAAMLVHENHYQPVDQEVLNQYDEELANYYLTRDSNNRRDTWTDHIRRTIIKENRPFILDYLHKQGWATR; via the coding sequence ATGACGCCAACGATTGACCTGCTCCGTTCCCACCGTTCCATTCGCCACTTTACGGATGAACCTATTACCGAGGCCCAGCGCGAAGCCATTATCGACAGCGCGCGAGGAACGTCCAGCTCCAGCTTCCTGCAATGCAGCTCTATTATCCGCATTACCGATCCGGCGATGCGTGAAACGCTGGTGACGCTGACCGGCGGGCAGAAGCACGTAGCCCAGGCGGCGGAGTTCTGGGTCTTCTGCGCCGATTTTAACCGTCACCTGCAAATTTGCCCTGAGGCGGAACTGGGCCTCGCCGAACAGCTGCTGCTGGGCGTGGTCGATACTGCCCTGATGGCGCAAAACGCCTTCACGGCGGCGGAATCGCTGGGGCTGGGCGGGGTTTACATTGGCGGGCTGCGCAACAACATTGAAAGCGTAACCGAGCTGTTAAAGCTGCCAAAACACGTCCTGCCGCTGTTTGGCCTGTGCCTTGGCTGGCCTGCGGATAACCCGGATCTCAAACCGCGTATCCCCGCAGCGATGCTGGTGCATGAGAACCACTACCAGCCGGTCGACCAGGAGGTTCTGAATCAATACGATGAGGAGCTGGCGAACTACTATCTGACGCGCGACAGCAACAACCGCCGCGATACCTGGACTGACCATATCCGTCGCACCATCATCAAAGAGAACCGCCCGTTTATTCTCGATTATCTGCACAAGCAGGGCTGGGCGACGCGATAG